A region from the Deltaproteobacteria bacterium genome encodes:
- a CDS encoding UDP-3-O-acyl-N-acetylglucosamine deacetylase — protein sequence MRKQQTIKHGAEITGIGLHSGKKVTIKLKPAVENSGVQFVRVDLPHIPTIRFKPNSVVSTKLSTTIGENGVVVRTVEHLVAALWALKIDNVLVEIDNEEIPIMDGSASPFVYIIKNAGIRKQDRPKPMLILKKAVYIRENGKFVAMVPDRGFKVSYAINFNHSIISRQKVNININEKTFINEISSARTFGFLEDVEYLQSHNLALGGSLDNAVVVDKYKILNEDGLRYEDEFVRHKILDAIGDISQLWYDIRGRFIAYKSGHTLNNEIVKKLIQYPDAWCLVNQTVKEDFVLQGVNLQKEFTF from the coding sequence ATGAGAAAACAACAAACCATAAAACATGGGGCAGAAATTACGGGCATTGGTCTTCACTCTGGCAAGAAGGTTACTATAAAGCTAAAACCCGCTGTAGAAAATAGTGGTGTACAATTTGTAAGGGTCGATCTTCCTCACATCCCAACAATAAGATTCAAGCCTAACAGTGTGGTTAGTACTAAATTGTCAACTACAATAGGAGAAAACGGCGTAGTTGTGAGAACAGTGGAACATTTAGTTGCCGCATTGTGGGCGCTAAAGATAGATAATGTGTTGGTAGAGATCGACAACGAAGAAATCCCCATCATGGATGGCAGTGCTTCTCCTTTTGTCTATATCATAAAAAATGCGGGTATTAGAAAACAAGACAGGCCAAAGCCTATGCTTATCCTCAAGAAAGCGGTATATATAAGAGAAAATGGAAAATTCGTAGCTATGGTTCCAGACAGAGGTTTTAAGGTTAGTTATGCGATAAACTTTAATCACTCTATAATTAGTAGACAAAAGGTGAATATTAACATCAATGAAAAAACATTTATAAACGAGATCAGTAGTGCAAGAACATTTGGTTTTTTGGAAGATGTTGAATACCTTCAATCACATAATTTAGCTTTGGGCGGGTCATTGGATAATGCTGTAGTTGTAGATAAATATAAAATACTCAATGAGGATGGCTTGCGATACGAAGACGAATTCGTAAGGCATAAAATTTTAGATGCAATAGGTGACATATCTCAATTATGGTATGATATAAGAGGTAGATTTATTGCTTATAAATCTGGACATACATTAAATAATGAAATTGTGAAAAAGCTAATTCAATATCCGGATGCCTGGTGCTTGGTTAATCAAACAGTGAAAGAAGATTTTGTTTTGCAGGGTGTAAATTTGCAGAAAGAATTTACCTTCTGA
- a CDS encoding methyltransferase: MQQGKYRFSEEPFLLKDFIKNKDYKTIVDLGAGCGIISILLSARFPKSKIFAIECEEESFQKLETNIQEKEIDNITAVQCWIEDAHKFIAPNTIDLVVCNPPYFDEKKNRISPYAQKRLARSCKIEQLEGIIKEACILLKERSLFYMCISPQRLVDVFILLRKYHFGVKRLKAIYGSQKKNAFTVLIESTYNTQDNTTMEIPLYTS; encoded by the coding sequence ATGCAGCAGGGAAAATACAGGTTTTCTGAAGAACCCTTCTTATTAAAAGATTTTATAAAAAATAAAGATTATAAAACAATAGTGGATTTGGGTGCAGGTTGCGGTATCATTTCTATTCTTCTATCCGCCCGTTTTCCAAAGTCCAAAATATTTGCTATAGAATGTGAAGAAGAAAGCTTCCAAAAATTAGAGACGAATATACAGGAAAAAGAAATAGACAATATAACTGCCGTTCAATGCTGGATAGAGGATGCTCATAAGTTTATTGCACCAAATACAATAGACCTTGTTGTATGCAATCCCCCCTATTTTGACGAAAAAAAGAACCGCATTTCACCCTATGCACAGAAAAGGCTTGCCCGCTCCTGTAAAATTGAACAGTTGGAAGGCATTATCAAAGAAGCATGTATTCTCCTTAAGGAAAGGTCTCTGTTTTATATGTGTATCTCTCCTCAAAGATTAGTGGATGTCTTTATTTTATTGAGAAAATATCATTTTGGTGTAAAGAGATTAAAAGCTATATATGGCAGTCAAAAGAAGAATGCTTTTACTGTTCTTATA